The Candidatus Effluviviaceae Genus I sp. genome segment GGCGTCTCCTACGGCGAGGACGTGGACCGCGTCATCGCGGTCCTGAAGTCGGTCGGCGACGAGCTGGTGGCAGCGCCCGAGTTCAGGGAGAAGATCAGCCAGCCGGTGCAGGTGCTCGGCGTGCAGGACTTCGGCGAGTCGTCGGTCGTGATCCGCGTGTCGTTCACGACGAAGCCGCAGGAGCAGTGGGCGGTCGGGCGGGAGTTCCGCCGGCGCGTCAAGAAGGCGTTCGACGAGCAGGGCATCCGGATCCCGTTCCCGCAGCGCGACGTCTGGATCCGTTGGGCGGGGCCGGGCGGGCCCGCGAAGGAGGCCGGGGATGTTCCGGAAGATCCTCGTCGCCGTTGACGGCTCAGGCCACTTCGACAGTGCCGTCGCGGCGGCCGCGCGCCTCGCCGCGTGCGGCGGCGCGAAGCTCACCGTCTGCCACGCGTTCTACATCCCCGAGAGCTACCGCGCCGACCTCGGCGACGAGCTCCGCGCCGGCATGCGCCAGGACGCCGAGGACATCCTCGCGCACGCGGCCGCCGTGGCGAAGGAGCACGGCGTCGCCGCCGACACGCGCCTTCTCGAGCAGCCCCATGCCGCGGAGGCTGTCGTCGCGCTGGCGGAGTCCGAGGGCGCCGACCTCATCGTCGTCGGCGCGCGCGGGCACAGCAAGGACGAGGCCTGGACGCTCAGCTCGGTGAGCGAGACCGTCGCAAGGCTGGCCGCATGCTCGGTGCTGATCGTCAGGAGAGCCTAGAGGATCGACGAGGCCACGGCGGCGAGCGACGACAGGAACTCGTAGACCTCCTTGGGGTTTCTCACGAAGAGGGAGGCGGCAGACGGGCGCGAACGCTCGGCGACGAGAACGGGAAGCGAGCCGGGCCAGCCGTCGAGTTCGTCCTCGTCGTCCATCGGCGGCACGACCCACGCGCCGTCCGCGCCGTCGGGGCAGGACCACTCGGTGAGCGCAGCGAACGCGTCCTCGTCCGTCACGTCGTCTCCGACGTAGATGGCGAGCGTCTCCTCGCGGTCCGCGTCCCCGAGGATGTGCCTGACCGCATGGCCCTTGTGCCAGCCGGCCAGGCGCACGCCCACCCCCGACCGATCGTAGAGCACCTCGAGCTGGCACCGCGCGTCCGCCTCCTTCACGAGCGCGATGAACTCCTGTGTCGCCTCCCGCGCGACGGCGCGCGCGTCACGCGGCAGCCTCACCGACAGCGTGCAGCCGAGGTTCTCCACCTCGACGCCGGGGAAGCGCGCGAGGTGGTCCCTCGCGTGCCCCTCCAGGTCGCGGAAGAGCCGCCTCGTCACGCAGGGATTGACCGGGAAGAACGGCGTGCCGCGCGCGCCGCGGATCTCGAACCCGCCCTGTCCGACGAACCCCAGCCCGGGCACGCGCAAGAGGTCGTCCAGCTCCGAGACGCAGCGGCGACTCACGACGAACACGTTGAAGGCGTCCTCGCCCGCGAGCTGCTCGAGCTTCGAGCGGACCTCGGGCGCCGGCGCGGGCGCGCGGCCGCCGGTCCCGTCGCCGGGGACCAGCGTCCCGCGGTAGTCCACGAACAGGAAGACCTCCGTCGCCGAGCCGAGCGCCCGGGCGAGGAGGTCCACCTCCTCGGAGACGTGATTGGGATACGCAAGCTCGGGGTCGTTCCGGATCATGTGGTATCGGAGCCTCTTCACCCGGCCCGCGGACATGAGAGC includes the following:
- the otsB gene encoding trehalose-phosphatase; this translates as MIRNDPELAYPNHVSEEVDLLARALGSATEVFLFVDYRGTLVPGDGTGGRAPAPAPEVRSKLEQLAGEDAFNVFVVSRRCVSELDDLLRVPGLGFVGQGGFEIRGARGTPFFPVNPCVTRRLFRDLEGHARDHLARFPGVEVENLGCTLSVRLPRDARAVAREATQEFIALVKEADARCQLEVLYDRSGVGVRLAGWHKGHAVRHILGDADREETLAIYVGDDVTDEDAFAALTEWSCPDGADGAWVVPPMDDEDELDGWPGSLPVLVAERSRPSAASLFVRNPKEVYEFLSSLAAVASSIL
- a CDS encoding universal stress protein, producing MFRKILVAVDGSGHFDSAVAAAARLAACGGAKLTVCHAFYIPESYRADLGDELRAGMRQDAEDILAHAAAVAKEHGVAADTRLLEQPHAAEAVVALAESEGADLIVVGARGHSKDEAWTLSSVSETVARLAACSVLIVRRA